One Fontisphaera persica DNA window includes the following coding sequences:
- a CDS encoding helicase-related protein, translated as MNTWHPLAKDLRLYVPGRITETDARRQQQTAAAILHRLAHQPGVVLADEVGMGKTFVALAVAASVALSDARRRPVVVMVPPSLKEKWPSDFRTFQEECLPAALRHKVRAASADSAVEFLKLLDDPPEHRHSIIFLTHGAMHRGLGHGRADAWIKLAVIQRALRGRHQRRQLERGLYRCLGRLLFLQGVQNKAADIWQVLLSHPPEQWLTVLHEHGIDPEGDANPLTDDDPVPRVIIQVLHDFDTSHVYEALKNIPLRLSVNYEERIERARHILGDALKQVWRACLQRLQLRLPLLILDEAHHLKNPSTQLAGLFQNPDAELDAEEIRRGVLGGIFERMLFLTATPFQLGHHELCSVLERFDGIAWEPPYGPAMSRAAFQHQLRELRQKLDAAQAAAINFDKTWGDLRPEDLVIGEEKFGLHEVVAWWEKIQVASHKPAVVENLLASFRRTFERMREAEQSLRPWVIRHLKSRTWNGLPRRELLPGKAIIHDCPEDTEAGIEVSNEALLPFLLAARATACTPESRPIFAEGLASSFEAFLHTRHAHWEGLDGDEEPLASPAEVDPVARWYLDQLTKTLPLRDHRDSATHPKVKATAQRVLEAWRQGEKVVVFCHYLATGRALRQVISNLLTEEITSLAAKKLQCKPQESMMKLELLGQRFFKSNSPLRQACDAELSRILKEHPALAGYKVTLQEIVRRFLRTPSFLVRFFPLSPGKTDAAAVQQAFTTKDSSGACLRDLLEGFFEFLERRCAKSEREGYLNAINSIQTGNLAGREVQETISLDEQQGTPPEKLLPNVRLVNGKVRPETRQTLMLAFNSPFFPEILIASSVMSEGVDLHRFCRYVIHHDLCWNPSTLEQRTGRVDRIGAKVERCGQPIRVYLPFLAETQDEKLYRVVMDRQRWFSVVMGEKFQVDARTTEKLAQRVPLPPTVAQQLAFQLAACGT; from the coding sequence ATGAACACCTGGCATCCCTTGGCAAAGGACCTCAGGCTTTACGTGCCGGGACGTATAACGGAAACCGACGCCCGCCGACAGCAACAGACCGCTGCGGCCATTCTTCACCGGCTGGCCCACCAGCCCGGCGTGGTGCTGGCCGATGAAGTCGGCATGGGCAAAACTTTCGTGGCCCTGGCTGTGGCTGCTTCAGTGGCCCTGTCGGATGCCAGACGCCGGCCCGTGGTGGTGATGGTTCCGCCCAGCTTGAAGGAAAAGTGGCCGTCCGATTTCAGGACTTTTCAGGAAGAGTGTTTGCCTGCCGCTCTTCGCCACAAGGTACGGGCGGCCTCGGCAGATTCAGCCGTGGAGTTCCTTAAATTGCTGGATGATCCACCAGAACACCGCCATTCCATCATATTTCTCACCCACGGGGCCATGCATCGGGGTCTGGGCCACGGCCGCGCTGATGCCTGGATTAAGCTGGCAGTCATCCAACGGGCCTTGCGGGGGCGCCACCAACGCAGGCAACTGGAGCGGGGACTATATCGTTGCTTGGGCAGACTATTGTTCCTCCAAGGAGTGCAAAATAAAGCCGCCGATATTTGGCAAGTCCTTCTATCCCACCCTCCGGAACAATGGCTTACGGTCTTGCACGAACATGGCATCGACCCCGAAGGGGATGCCAATCCCCTTACGGATGATGACCCTGTGCCCAGGGTAATCATTCAGGTCCTCCACGATTTCGACACTTCCCACGTTTATGAGGCATTGAAAAACATCCCCCTGCGTCTTTCGGTCAACTACGAGGAACGCATTGAGCGCGCCCGGCACATTCTTGGCGATGCGCTCAAGCAAGTGTGGCGGGCCTGCCTGCAGCGATTGCAACTCCGGCTGCCGCTGCTGATTTTGGATGAGGCTCACCATCTCAAGAATCCCTCCACCCAGCTTGCCGGGCTGTTCCAAAATCCAGATGCCGAACTCGATGCCGAGGAGATCCGGCGCGGCGTGCTGGGCGGCATTTTCGAGCGCATGCTTTTCCTCACGGCCACTCCCTTCCAACTGGGCCATCATGAGCTTTGTTCAGTCCTGGAGAGATTCGATGGCATTGCCTGGGAACCTCCATATGGCCCCGCCATGAGCCGCGCAGCTTTTCAACATCAGCTCCGCGAGCTGCGGCAAAAGCTCGATGCCGCACAAGCTGCCGCCATCAATTTCGACAAAACCTGGGGGGATCTGCGCCCCGAGGATTTGGTCATTGGCGAGGAAAAATTTGGCCTCCACGAGGTGGTCGCTTGGTGGGAAAAGATTCAGGTTGCCAGCCATAAACCAGCGGTTGTGGAAAACCTCCTGGCAAGCTTTAGACGCACGTTTGAGCGCATGCGCGAAGCTGAACAATCCCTGCGTCCGTGGGTCATTAGACACTTGAAGTCACGCACCTGGAATGGGCTGCCACGGCGGGAATTATTGCCCGGCAAAGCTATTATCCATGACTGCCCGGAGGATACCGAAGCCGGCATTGAAGTGTCCAACGAAGCCTTGCTGCCTTTCCTCCTGGCCGCCCGGGCCACCGCCTGCACGCCCGAGTCACGGCCCATTTTTGCGGAGGGGTTGGCCTCCAGTTTTGAAGCTTTTTTGCATACCCGCCACGCCCACTGGGAAGGCCTGGACGGCGATGAGGAGCCGCTTGCCTCCCCGGCGGAGGTGGACCCCGTAGCTCGTTGGTATCTTGATCAACTCACCAAAACCCTGCCTCTCCGGGACCATCGCGACTCGGCCACTCACCCCAAAGTCAAAGCCACCGCTCAGCGCGTGCTGGAGGCCTGGCGCCAAGGTGAAAAGGTGGTCGTCTTCTGCCATTACCTGGCCACCGGACGCGCCTTGCGCCAGGTTATTTCCAACTTGTTGACCGAAGAAATTACCTCGCTGGCCGCCAAGAAACTCCAGTGTAAACCACAAGAATCCATGATGAAGCTGGAACTCCTTGGCCAGCGTTTCTTCAAGTCCAACTCACCTCTCCGCCAGGCCTGCGATGCGGAATTAAGCAGGATTCTGAAGGAGCATCCTGCCCTCGCGGGCTATAAAGTTACGCTGCAAGAAATCGTCCGCCGTTTTTTGCGCACTCCTTCTTTTCTGGTGCGCTTTTTTCCCCTCTCCCCCGGCAAAACGGACGCCGCTGCCGTGCAGCAGGCCTTTACGACCAAAGACAGCTCCGGAGCCTGCCTGCGCGATTTGCTGGAGGGTTTTTTTGAGTTTCTGGAGCGGCGCTGTGCCAAAAGTGAACGCGAGGGTTATCTTAATGCCATCAATAGCATCCAAACCGGCAACCTTGCAGGCCGTGAAGTTCAGGAAACCATCAGCCTCGATGAGCAACAAGGCACCCCTCCCGAGAAGTTGCTTCCTAACGTGCGCCTCGTTAATGGCAAGGTAAGACCTGAAACCCGGCAGACCCTCATGCTCGCCTTCAACAGCCCTTTCTTTCCGGAAATCCTGATTGCCAGCAGTGTCATGTCGGAAGGAGTGGACCTGCACCGGTTTTGCCGTTACGTCATCCACCACGACCTTTGCTGGAATCCAAGCACCCTCGAACAACGCACCGGCAGGGTGGACCGCATCGGAGCCAAAGTCGAACGGTGCGGCCAGCCCATTCGGGTCTATCTGCCTTTCCTCGCAGAAACCCAGGACGAAAAACTGTATCGCGTCGTCATGGACCGCCAGCGCTGGTTCAGCGTCGTCATGGGAGAAAAATTCCAAGTGGATGCGCGCACCACGGAAAAACTGGCTCAGCGCGTGCCACTTCCCCCCACTGTGGCCCAACAACTGGCCTTCCAGCTCGCCGCCTGCGGCACGTGA
- a CDS encoding ion transporter, whose translation MQNKQTQIDTQIGPFQLAILLLSLVLLAALAADTLLTLPPEVSQVIQTMDTIVCGVLLVDFLVRLHRAESKRDFMKWGWIDLLACIPNVDALRWGRLIRVLRVIRLLRGIRSLHRIFLLIFQNKRQGGAASLGLMAFLLITFSSVAILVCERQPQSNIQTAEDALWWSVTTATTVGYGDKYPVTTEGRLVGVLLMICGVGMFAGLSGLIASLLLGSNESAPPSPDELTARLQEMEKKIDALRLVIQHHQPPK comes from the coding sequence ATGCAAAACAAACAAACCCAGATTGACACCCAAATCGGCCCCTTCCAACTGGCCATCCTCCTCCTTAGCCTCGTTCTCCTGGCTGCCCTCGCCGCCGACACCCTCCTCACCCTGCCCCCCGAAGTTAGCCAGGTCATCCAGACCATGGACACAATCGTTTGCGGCGTCCTGCTGGTGGACTTTCTCGTCCGCCTGCACCGTGCAGAATCCAAACGCGACTTCATGAAATGGGGCTGGATTGACTTGCTGGCCTGCATCCCCAACGTGGACGCCCTCCGCTGGGGCCGCCTCATCCGCGTGCTGCGTGTTATCCGCCTCCTGCGTGGCATCCGCTCCCTGCACCGCATCTTCCTGCTCATCTTTCAAAACAAACGACAGGGCGGCGCCGCCTCCCTGGGCCTCATGGCCTTCCTCCTCATCACCTTCTCCTCCGTGGCCATCCTCGTGTGCGAGCGCCAGCCCCAGAGTAACATCCAAACCGCCGAAGATGCCCTCTGGTGGAGCGTCACCACCGCCACCACCGTCGGCTATGGCGACAAATACCCCGTGACCACCGAGGGCCGCCTTGTTGGCGTCCTCCTCATGATTTGCGGCGTCGGCATGTTCGCCGGCCTCAGCGGCCTCATCGCCTCCCTCCTCCTGGGCAGCAACGAATCCGCGCCTCCCTCACCCGATGAACTCACCGCTCGCTTGCAGGAAATGGAGAAAAAAATTGATGCACTTCGCCTTGTCATTCAACACCACCAACCCCCGAAGTAG
- a CDS encoding Gfo/Idh/MocA family protein, with protein sequence MSQKPLKVGLIGGGKGAFIVHPHQKAIHMDGTRRVVAGALFPDPKIALEEAEKWPYPIKGYGSYDEMIAEQAKLPEDERLDYVLIVTPNHVHFDPAMKAMKAGIPVFCEKPLTVNLKQATELVKMQRKTGVPFGVAHTYLGHWTSRFARWIVRSGLLGEIRWVDSYYIQGWLATKLEDTGQQQASWRVNPKLAGASGCGGDIGTHALMQLRYITGLEVTEVSAQLETFVPGRQLDDHFTTYCRLNNGARALVRASQICIGHKNDLGISINGTKGSLRWRQEEPESLTISLMGQPDRVYWRGCVVPNDGFLKDVPKELLDEVTIPPGHPEAFHDAFARLHRCFEADIRKWKATGKVTIDGSKYANIEDGWMGLAFIETAVKSASKKGAWVKMPKKI encoded by the coding sequence ATGTCACAGAAACCATTGAAAGTCGGATTGATTGGCGGCGGCAAAGGCGCATTCATCGTGCATCCCCATCAAAAGGCCATTCACATGGACGGCACCCGCCGCGTGGTGGCCGGCGCCTTGTTCCCGGACCCCAAAATCGCGCTCGAAGAAGCCGAGAAATGGCCCTACCCCATCAAAGGTTACGGCTCCTACGATGAAATGATTGCCGAACAGGCCAAGCTGCCCGAAGACGAACGCTTGGACTACGTGCTCATCGTCACTCCCAACCACGTCCACTTTGACCCCGCCATGAAGGCCATGAAGGCGGGCATCCCCGTCTTCTGCGAAAAACCCCTGACCGTCAACCTCAAGCAGGCCACTGAACTGGTCAAGATGCAGCGCAAGACCGGCGTGCCCTTTGGCGTGGCACACACCTACCTGGGCCACTGGACCAGCCGCTTCGCCCGCTGGATTGTGCGCAGCGGCTTGCTGGGCGAAATCCGCTGGGTGGACAGCTACTACATCCAAGGCTGGCTCGCCACCAAGCTCGAAGACACCGGCCAGCAACAGGCCTCCTGGCGCGTCAATCCCAAGCTCGCCGGCGCCTCCGGCTGCGGCGGTGACATCGGCACCCACGCCCTCATGCAGCTCCGCTACATCACCGGCCTGGAGGTCACCGAAGTCTCGGCCCAGCTCGAAACTTTTGTGCCCGGCCGCCAGTTGGACGACCACTTCACCACGTACTGCCGTTTGAACAATGGCGCGCGCGCCCTCGTGCGGGCCTCCCAAATTTGCATCGGCCACAAGAACGATTTGGGCATCAGCATCAACGGCACCAAAGGCTCCCTCCGTTGGCGCCAGGAAGAACCCGAAAGCCTCACCATCAGCCTCATGGGCCAGCCCGACCGCGTTTACTGGCGTGGCTGCGTAGTGCCCAACGACGGCTTCCTCAAGGACGTGCCCAAAGAATTGCTCGACGAAGTCACCATCCCACCGGGGCACCCCGAGGCCTTCCACGATGCCTTCGCCCGGCTACACCGCTGCTTCGAAGCCGACATCCGCAAGTGGAAAGCCACCGGCAAAGTCACCATTGACGGCAGCAAATACGCCAACATCGAAGACGGCTGGATGGGCCTCGCCTTCATCGAGACCGCTGTCAAGAGCGCGTCCAAGAAAGGCGCGTGGGTCAAAATGCCCAAGAAAATCTAA